GGTAATAACGGTAATAAATGGGAATTTGTGTTCAATTCAATTTACCACCAGGTTATGTAGCCTAGAAGCTATGATAGCCTGTTTAATTAGATCAAGAAAACAgcgcgtgcaagtgtgtgagttTAAGATTTTGAGGAAGCAAGATATAGCATCAATTTTAACTTCCCAAAATGTGATGACCATTGATAGACCTACACCGTCGGTCACCGAGGCAGCGGGAGGAACTTCCTAGACACCTTAATTAGGTTTCGGATAATCCTTTACCTTGAAAGTGATGTACGTAAAAAGCTCAGGGAATCACAAAGGACACTAATACCTGCCGTGGATTACCTGAGCTTTACGCAACAGTTTACCTGCAATTCGGTGATCCTCGGGGCCAAACATCAAGCGCGGGAGCGCTACTGGGTCCCACTTTCAGATGTGTCATAGTCAGAGTTCCACAGGTTGCACACAGTTGTTCTGTACTCGCTTATTCCTTTGTGTTTTGCAAGGACGCGATGCCCTGTCTGCACGGGGACTCGGTGGCTGCTGAAAGCGATTACCAGTCAAACGTGAATATACCATTCATTTCTGTAGGCCGAGTGAAACAGCGCACAGGCAAAAACTGTGTTGAGGAGGACACTTTCGTCACCAGCGCGGGGTGGATATTCTCACCACTGTGGAGCCGGCGCGCTCAATCGCGATCCTTTGGGTTTCCTAAAGCTGTTGGGAGCAAGACAGTAGACGCCTTGCTGGACTATCAGTCTGATTCTGCGCGCAATTATTTCTCAAGAAGAGCATCCAGGTAAGATTTTCTTTTATAAAATAGTGTAGACTGCTTGCAAAATGTGTCTTTCGTTCAGGCACCACAATCAATAAGGGCCATTTGTTTTAATAAGTCCATGACAAAGAAAGTTCATTGAACATACATTGGGGAATTGGGGTACagtgggtaggcctatgtgtggaaTTGCTGTGGCTGTTTTAAAATCCCTAAAACCAAAATAAGGCCAATGGATATTCCTATGTATCATTTACTGTTACAATTCTGTGTTCTGTTTCATATTGGATATGGATACATATGTATTTTTAATTTTGTCCACCAGGGAAATGGTAAATGGCTCATCTGCAGACAAGTGTTGCCGTGGCTCAAAAGGAGGGGCTAGGGCTAAAAAGGATGCCCGTGCCCTCACACCAGAGCTATGTCGGCGGAGGGAATCCCATCCACAGACCGGCCCCTCCAGGAGGTTCTCCGGTCCTTTCCTCAACAGACCATCCTCCACCGTCCCCTCACTGGAACAGGGTGACTACCTGACTCTCGAAAAATGCCCCCATGCCTCATCATGGTCATCGTTATCACCGTTGCCGCCGCGGTCTCCGACGTGTCTGAAGTCTCCCACCTCACCGCGCGCCATGCGCTCCCCGTGGTCCCCTCGGCTACCGCGGTCCCCTAGACGGGTGGGCCCCTGCGGACGCCGTGCCTCCTGCGACTGGATGGTGGAGGTGATGGGTGGCGCTCCGTGCCGCCAAAGCCTGTCTGAGGTCTGCCACAGGGTGCTGCAGCACGTGGGGCATGCCATCGCGGCAGAGCAGTGCTCCTTCGCCCTGGTCACAGACAACAGGGCTGGGGGCAAATGTCTCAGCGGCGTGGTCTTTCACATGCATGAGGATGACACGCGTGGTGGACAGGGTCAACCAAACTGGGACAAGTGCATCATGGAGCACATAGTAGAGACTGGAAAGGCAGTCAACATAATGGATGTGTGTGAGGTAACTACAGCAGGTTGTGTGTTAAAGACACTCTCCAGAGTTGCCAAATTTTCAAACAAGCTTAAAAATATCTTGGCCAGTATTTAGAATGAGCCAGGCTTACTCATTGATATCACATTGTAACATATAGCTCCAACCTTGGAATTAGCTTgactttgttttgtctttgtttttgttttgcaatgATTCTGTGACAAGAACACCATGTCAGTCCATGTGTAAGAGCCTAAAGCTTTGTCAGCAGGAGGTGTGGGCTGGTTACCTTTGGCTACATCTAAATGCCACGGGCTAAAGCTGATTCACACAATTAGGCTAAGTCTGTAACAAAGGGAGTGACCCGTTCGCTGCTGACATGCTATAGTCCAGTGAAGGCCAGATTTAGACTAGCTCCGATGAGCTCCCCCAATTGCACCCTTTAATGTCAGTCGCTGATGCGATCTTTGATGGGTTCTTATGTTATGTAAAGTCTTGGCATGGTGCGGGAGGAAAGGGGGTTCATCAGGCACGCTAACTCTCTGGCAGGAGGACTCACCGAAGCGATTAGAGGCAAACtcatccagggttgccagatgaggttgatgatttaCAGCCTGAAAAATCCtctaaacccgcctggaagcactaaatcccgcccaattctattgatttctatggccaaaaattgggagGTTTTTTCCTGCTTAATGCCATTTTTAACCACAGAAGGCCATCCTACGCAGCCcagggaaaccgcccaatctggcaacactgaactcaTCTTGTAAGACCTAAATCAGTTGAAGAGTATGTTGGGGGAAAGGACTGTGTTTGTAGAGTCCCAGTGGATCTGGTCTGTCCCTCATAGCTGACCCATTTCACATGTAGAACAGGCAATCTACTTCTGCAGACCGACACTTAAAAATGGGGAAGAAAACAGTAAGCCGGACCCTGTCTTTGGCTCCCTCCTTTTTGCGACTTGCATCACAGTTGGATGTTAGGCATAAATAATTATTTTGCATTTGGCAATGTTCTATGGTGGAACACATTCATTGAATAATTAATACTTTCTTTACATGTGCACTGTTTCACAGGATGCCAGGTTCTGTGAGGAGCTGGATTTCGTACCAGTGTCCAGGCCCAAGAGCATCTTGGGTCTGCCTGTTCACAACCCCAGAGAAGAGGTGTGACACATTTACACGTTTGCTCTGTACATTAACCTTGCCATTCCTCACTTGGTGGTTTTGGAAATCAGAATATGAGTCTGTCTTGTCTCTTTCATCAGCTTGTAGGTGTTGTCATGGTGACCAACAAGTCTGTTTCCGCCAGCAACTACGGCCAGTACTTTTTCTCAGAGGAAGATGAAAAGGTGGGAAGGCACAGACTTTTACAGAATAACATATACCCACATTATTGGGCAATGTCTTGGCAAAAACAAAATATTTTACATGTAGTGTAACAGCAGGTAGCCTACTCGTTATTTTAACATTTTGTATACCATAGACTGTGAATGCTTTGTTTCATGAACAGATTTTGTCAACCCATATGGCGATGCTGGGGGTCATCTTGGACAATGCACAGCTGTGTGAGAATGCAGAACAAGAGAGCAGACGGAGCCAAGTATGTTTCAAAAGTATTTGAAAAGCAAGACGTGTTGTACATTTCCATACTCTACTTTGATGCTTCATTTATAGTGATTAATCTGATTATTGCATTCATGCTTCTACAGGTGCTACTGGATTTCGCTCTGCTGCTGTCAGAAAAGCATGACTCCCAGGAGTCTCTGCTAAACAAAATGGCTTCCACCATCCTACCCATCACCAGGGCACAACTCTGCAGTGTTTACTTCACTGACAGCACTGATGAGGTAACAAACAAACAGCAGTGAACAAGATTCAAAAGACACCGCGCACTGCTtgctgttctttttcttactttatttttgggAGCAGAGttaaataaagtaagaaaaagaacagtaagcagtgtgcggtgtcttgaATTCTGtccattgttcaccttctcctgcctcacacctgcacctacattgctgagggcttgtgcacaaggactgtCTAGAACTTTAAACAAACAGCAGTATTTAACAACTGAATAGACAGTGCCAATGACTGTCTGAGTCACACTGATGACCATACGACTTTCCCATGTTCTCTCTCTAAACAGAACTCCTTTTCTTATATAATCGACACGGAAAACTTGAGTCCTGGTGAATATAACACTTCATGCAAAAGGTATATTTAAACAATACATTATTGTAAGAATTCGTACGGTTACTAATTTGGTACTGTATAGTTTCAGTAATGTTTTAAAATGAAATTTTTTATGTATCCATGTATCTATCTTTTTGTCTCCCTTTTAGACAATGTGATGTGAACAGGATTAGTCATGCCTACGCTCTTCATGTGAAAAACTCACTTGAAACACTTAATGTGGCCAACATCTCCAAAGACAGCAATGCTCTGCTTGTAAGTGGACTGAAATTCCAACAACTAATTGGAATTAATTTAAAGACTGTGTTTGAAAGTAACACCTTCTTGTATGCCCTTTTTATTATATGAGATTGAAAActagagcacactgcagcttaaaggtacactgtgcaggaaatggtcaaaaaaggtactgcaactctgctgctcattgaaactagactgcctattgcttgatatttacatgaaagtttactaagtaataaacacatattttctagtatggtccaagtagagtcattttcatgtatgaaaagtgcaattcatgtatgaaaagtgcaatttttccagtaataatgaatacttagaatttgatggtggtggtaagtattcatgaaaaaggtaacattagtgaatgggcagcatgcattctggaaataaataactaacaatctcacacagtgcacctttaaagttgaACTACATCAGGTGCAACCATCCCACTGACGATTCGATGTTTACAAGATGTTTACAAGATACTTACAAGTTGTAAACATGCAAACGTCAGTAGTGTATTTGCATGTGGTACAGTAAATGGTTAAACTTTAAGCTGCAGTATGCTCCAGCCTTTATCCTTGTCTGACATTTGTCTCCCTGTGATGTACCTAACTGAACTTTCACCCTATGTGTTATGTTTGTGATGCTCACATGTTCTgcttttttgagagaaaattgcTCCAGGTACAGAAGTGAAAAGTTCAGCATAGACACCATTATTTTTTCTGTCATTGCAGGATCAGGCAACAGACGCAAGCGATGAGATGAGGACTCTAGTTTGCACGCCTGTCAGAAATGGACCTGAGGGAAATGTTTTAGGTAACATTGCAGTACCTACCTTACCGTCTAACAAGTGATATTTCTTTCAACCTCAGTGCAAAGGAAAAACCATTCATTTTGCTACATGTGAACCTAGATCTAACTCATGACAAAGTAAAATGAATCACAACCTTgaaaatcaagaaaaaaaaccctttttgccATTTTGTCTTTACCATGGCCACTTCAAGGAGTGTGTCAGCTTGTGAACAAGCAGAGTGTGGGAGCCAGCCGAGCGGAGGTGTTTGGCCGAGCAGATGAGCGCCTCCTGGAGGATTTTGCCTTATACTGCGGCCTGGCCCTCAAGAACCTGGACATCCAGCAGAGGGCAGAGCAGACCCGAGCCAAGCAAGCTGTCACTCGGGAGGTAGGGATTAGAACACTCATTGGTTCCATGCACAGGTTTAGGACTGTGTTGCAGGGAATTTTAGAATCCTTGCTATTGGCATCTAGGTGTATAAAATTTGAGACAGTACTCAAATACTGAGGAATTGAACAACAATGGCATATACATTGATGGCAATAAGTATttgccttgctgattttgttggtttgcccacttaTAAAGACAAGATCAGGCTTTAAATGATAGGTGTATTCTGACTTGAAGGgtcagaatatcaaaaagaagatccagaaaataactttaaagaatatactgtatgttttttattttcattttattcaatcCCCTGCCAATCACTAAGAGTtatgggcaaaccaacaaaatcagccaTAATCACATACTTATTGCCACCACTGTACCTactgtaagtcaagtcaagtttatttcaAAAGCACTATTAAAGTTAAGAAAGTACAAGAAAGCTCTGATGTAGGTTCACCAAAATTAGAATTGTGAACGGTATCAGTCAGTTAACGGATTGTAATGGTGGTGTCCCATGCAGGTGTTATCCTACCACATCTCTGCAACAGAGGAGGAAATCATGACCTTGCAGGTGAATGAGAGTCGCTATTTGTAAGCTTGCAATCATTTAATGCACATCTCTATCAGGTCTCTCTGGCCTGTGTTTTGGTAAATAACTGTAGATTTTGTTTCACGTCACATGTGTTTTTGAATGTGTTTGTTATATCCAGGAGTCCTCCATTCCCACAGCAGAATCCCTCTTCCTCCTGGATTACAGTTTCAGTGATTTTGGTTTGCCAGATACAGTCACAACACGGGCAACAGTCCGTATGTTCATGGACCTCAACCTGCTTCAGGAATTCAACATTGACTACAAGGTATGACGATTGGTTTGGTGGTCTTGCTTCCTTTCATTTCAGTGTCCATATATTTTTATGGCACGCACAATATTACTACTGGTACTTACAAGCCaagcaaagggaaaaaaaaacctgatctaCTTCTACCATACAAGTTGAGAAGGAAGATTGTGCACAACCCAGGTTAAGGTGAAGCACAAAGGCTGAGTGTAGTGAAAGGCGCGCACATCCAACaggaaagcatcagcaggtgccaaatcaaaaatggcatatgtagaagggtggaaggatctgcacactgcttgtaAAAGACTCAAtatattgggagcaacgtttcgatcatagatcttttTCGGGCTTCTTGAAGAgaatctatgatcgaaacgttgctgtggAGAAACTGTGTCTGAGTCCACACACTTGAAATACTTTTTTGGTGTTTTGTTCCATGGCAGAACTACGTTTTGACCATTGGGATCATCTTGTTAAtggaataaaatacaaaaaaggatttcaagtgtgcggactcctcactcaaAAACTACTTCTACCACACCGTATCTTTTCATCTGGATCTTTCTTGGTGCAGAGCCTGTGCCGATGGGTTCTGAGTGTGAGGCGCTGCTACCGGCGGGATGTGGCGTACCACAACTGGCACCACGCCCTGAGCACTGCCCAGtgcatgtttgccatgctgaAGGCCACCGGTTACCTGCAGGTCAGCTGGGctcttctttaaagggacactgtgcgagatttttagttgtttatttccagaattcatgctgcccattcaataatgttacctttttcatgaatacttaccaccagcatcaaattctaagtattcattatgactggaaaaattgcacttttcatacatgaaaagggggatcttctccatggtccgccattttgaatttccaaaaatagccatttttagctgcaaagataactgtacttggaccatactagaaaatatttgtttattacttagtaaactttcatttaaagatcaaatttggcaataggcagcccagtttcaatgagcagcatagttgcagtaccttttttgaccatttcctgcacagtgtccctttaagcacaaGCATTTACTCGACAACCTTTTGAGATTGTGTTACTCTGGGTCACACACAATGGGGTGTTTGATAAGGAGATTCACTGATTTTGTTTAAGCAGCTCTTTGACATCTTGTCATGATTTTTTCTTGTCCCTGCATCTAAAGTTGCCCATATTTCTACTTTGTAGAGCAATTTCACCAATTTGGAGATCTTGGCTCTCATGATTGCTACCCTCTGCCATGATCTCGACCACAGAGGAGTCAACAACTCATACATAGAAAGGTACAGACTGGTTTGCTATCAGTAGCCCATTAAACCATGTTTATGCACAAAGAGCTTTGCAGCACTTATACTCACATTTAGATTTTTTAGACTTTTTATGCATATATATATTGATATATTGACAATACCTCTGTATGCGTATCTTTTGATATATTGACAATACCTCTCTTCCCTGCTTCTTCCCCTGTTGCGGTTCGGCAGGAGTCAGCAGCCTCTTGCCCAGCTGTATGGCCACTCATCATTGGAGCATCACCACTATGACCTGTGTGTCCTCATCCTCAACAACCCAGTAAGCTGTGCTTTTCTGACAtggttacctccgccaaggaggttatgttttcggtcgcgttgggttgtccttctgtttgtttgtttgtttgcttgtttgtctgtc
This genomic interval from Engraulis encrasicolus isolate BLACKSEA-1 chromosome 16, IST_EnEncr_1.0, whole genome shotgun sequence contains the following:
- the pde5aa gene encoding cGMP-specific 3',5'-cyclic phosphodiesterase; this encodes MDTYVFLILSTREMVNGSSADKCCRGSKGGARAKKDARALTPELCRRRESHPQTGPSRRFSGPFLNRPSSTVPSLEQGDYLTLEKCPHASSWSSLSPLPPRSPTCLKSPTSPRAMRSPWSPRLPRSPRRVGPCGRRASCDWMVEVMGGAPCRQSLSEVCHRVLQHVGHAIAAEQCSFALVTDNRAGGKCLSGVVFHMHEDDTRGGQGQPNWDKCIMEHIVETGKAVNIMDVCEDARFCEELDFVPVSRPKSILGLPVHNPREELVGVVMVTNKSVSASNYGQYFFSEEDEKILSTHMAMLGVILDNAQLCENAEQESRRSQVLLDFALLLSEKHDSQESLLNKMASTILPITRAQLCSVYFTDSTDERQCDVNRISHAYALHVKNSLETLNVANISKDSNALLDQATDASDEMRTLVCTPVRNGPEGNVLGVCQLVNKQSVGASRAEVFGRADERLLEDFALYCGLALKNLDIQQRAEQTRAKQAVTREVLSYHISATEEEIMTLQESSIPTAESLFLLDYSFSDFGLPDTVTTRATVRMFMDLNLLQEFNIDYKSLCRWVLSVRRCYRRDVAYHNWHHALSTAQCMFAMLKATGYLQSNFTNLEILALMIATLCHDLDHRGVNNSYIERSQQPLAQLYGHSSLEHHHYDLCVLILNNPGSEILSGLSQQDYQQCLQMIEKNILATDLALYMQRREEFFKIARRQNLCLEDQDHRELLRSMLMTASDISAITKPWPVQKKTASLIASEFFAQGDREKDEFNIRPMGVMNRENSTRLPHMQVEYINGICAPLYKALARMFEPCTPLLQGCMNNRDNWQRLAEGDGTDEAEADDEAEADTEAEAEAEEG